The sequence GATAGCACAAAATAATATAGCTGATTTTCATTATTACTAAAGAATCATTTTGCATTAAAATTGTAATAACCAGTATGTTATTTTTGTATGTTAATTCCAACCATCAAAGGCTAAATGGACATTAAAACAAAATAAACAGGACTTTTCAACCCCAGTGCAGATCAGTTTGGTAGCATTAGGCTATCAAGCTGGTTTTGTACTAGAAGATCCTTCAATTATGGACAACAAGGCTTATGAACACATAATATTAGAACTAGAGAAAGAGCTCACGCTTTTAAAAAGTCAGGCTCATGATACTTTCAAACTCATTGAATCAGCTATTGGACTTTGTAATTCAAGAATGATTGAAGTTCGGAAAATGGTTCTTAACAATGGATTTAATTGTGAAGAAGATGAAATATCCTTCTTTAAATATCTAAAGCCCAGAATAAACAGTAAGTTGATATTCTATATAAAGCTGTTTGATATCGAGGTAAAACGAAGAGATGCCAGCAAAGAGATTCAAATTCGTTACCTGGAGGAGGTTTTGACTGGTTTGTATAAATATTTTCAGGAAAATAAGGAATTTTGCCAGTACTACTGGAGGAAACAAGAGTATTTGGATCATATCTATTTCCTTCGGGAAAAATCCAGTATGAGGATTCATTCCGATAATTTATTAAACCTGGTTGATCCTGATTTTTCAACAACTTATGACCAGACACTTGCTAAGATTATAGCCTACGAGAGACTTGTAAAATATGTTGAAAATGAAATCATCAAACTTAAAAACAACCAGGGAAGTATTCCGAATGAAGAACTGGACAACTTTCGTACAAATGCACACTGGAGCGATACAAATACTGCTTTGGTGGAACTGGTTTATGCCCTTGATAGCCTAAAAGCAGTTAATAATGGGCACATTGAAATAAAGGAGCTGATAAGAATATTTGAAACGATGTTCAACGTTAAACTGGGAGATTATTATCGGATATTCAAAGAGATACAAAAACGAAAGAAGGACAGAACAAAATTTTTGAATAGTCTGGTGGAAGCACTAAATAAAAGAATGTATGATTTGGATGAGTAGTAATTAAATTATAATTAAGAAAAAAAGAAGTTTTGAGTTACCTTTGTAAAGCAAATAATAAGAATATTACTCTTGGTTGGGGAGTAGTGAAATATTAAAAGTATAAGCGTTAGCTTATTATTCTTGTCTCAAAAACCGCCAGTTTTTATACA comes from uncultured Draconibacterium sp. and encodes:
- a CDS encoding RteC domain-containing protein is translated as MDNKAYEHIILELEKELTLLKSQAHDTFKLIESAIGLCNSRMIEVRKMVLNNGFNCEEDEISFFKYLKPRINSKLIFYIKLFDIEVKRRDASKEIQIRYLEEVLTGLYKYFQENKEFCQYYWRKQEYLDHIYFLREKSSMRIHSDNLLNLVDPDFSTTYDQTLAKIIAYERLVKYVENEIIKLKNNQGSIPNEELDNFRTNAHWSDTNTALVELVYALDSLKAVNNGHIEIKELIRIFETMFNVKLGDYYRIFKEIQKRKKDRTKFLNSLVEALNKRMYDLDE